In Labrus bergylta chromosome 1, fLabBer1.1, whole genome shotgun sequence, one genomic interval encodes:
- the LOC136176992 gene encoding uncharacterized protein: MKLHLRIIIFLLVIVSSADVKLKSHQSGIKGGSITFPDPLENGLLLFERTNIAEVKDKKIDILEEPFKDRLLWNNKTGLFTIRGLKWNDSGVYSIYPKKGFSSKRNHKLSVYESVAAPAVEAVNVSAESCSFLCLVNKTEETTLLWYKDEEIINQSSSALSLPLTVHRHDVNSSYRCVAANPAENKTLHVDVRNICSPGDTTTQVATVNVHLLSET, from the exons ATGAAGTTACACCTGAGGATCATCATCTTTTTATTAG tgatCGTCTCATCTGCTGATGTAAAGTTGAAGAGTCACCAGTCAGGCATTAAGGGAGGATCCATCACTTTTCCTGATCCTTTGGAGAATGGACTTCTTTTATTTGAAAGAACTAACATTGCTGAagtgaaggacaaaaaaatagatatattgGAGGAACCTTTCAAGGACAGACTTTTATGGAACAACAAAACTGGTCTTTTCACAATCAGAGGACTAAAGTGGAATGACTCTGGTGTTTATAGTATTTACCCTAAAAAAGGATTTAGTTCCAAAAGAAATCATAAACTCAGTGTATATG AGTCTGTAGCAGCTCCTGCAGTGGAAGCTGTGAACGTGAGCGCAGAGAGCTGCTCCTTTCTGTGTTTGGTGAATAAGACTGAAGAGACGACTCTGCTGTGGTACAAAGACGAGGAAATAATCAACCAGAGCAGCTCTGCTCTCTCACTGCCTCTCACTGTACACAGACATGATGTCAACTCATCTTATAGATGTGTGGCAGCCAACCCTGCTGAAAATAAGACTCTTCATGTCGATGTAAGGAACATCTGCAGTCCAGGTGACACAACGACACAAGTAGCAACAGTGAATGTTCATCTTCTCAGTGAGACATGA
- the LOC110004457 gene encoding SLAM family member 7: MELQMTIIFIFFLIVSSADVKLKSHQSGIKGGFITFPDPLENGLFIFQGSNIAEVKDKKIDIFEEPFKDRLLWNNKTGLFKIRGLKRNDSGVYSIDPKKGSSSIIRHKLTVYESVAAPAVEAVNVSAESCSFLCLVNKTEETTLLWYKDEEIINQSSSALSLPLTVHRHDVTSSYRCVAANPAENKTLHVDVRNICVELNSGSKSDPNTGRYMIIISIVLAVIVVLVALFIRWFVLKHKKSTIQTQVNRYSDVVYSYVHINADRCSQGRHLPDSSEPDEHPGLTSVYYKLVQHPLSPPETDDHVYDQTTNFPHA, from the exons ATGGAGTTGCAGATGACgatcatcttcatctttttct TGATCGTCTCATCTGCTGATGTAAAGTTGAAGAGTCACCAGTCAGGCATTAAGGGAGGATTCATCACTTTTCCTGATCCTTTGGAGAATGgactttttatatttcaagGAAGTAACATTGCTGAagtgaaggacaaaaaaatagatatatttGAGGAACCTTTCAAGGACAGACTTTTATGGAACAACAAAACTGGTCTTTTCAAAATCAGAGGACTAAAGCGGAATGACTCTGGTGTTTATAGTATTGACCCTAAAAAAGGAAGTAGTTCCATAATAAGACATAAACTCACTGTATATG AGTCTGTAGCAGCTCCTGCAGTGGAAGCTGTGAACGTGAGCGCAGAGAGCTGCTCCTTTCTGTGTTTGGTGAATAAGACTGAAGAGACGACTCTGCTGTGGTACAAAGACGAGGAAATAATCAACCAGAGCAGCTCTGCTCTCTCACTGCCTCTCACTGTACACAGACATGATGTCACATCATCTTATAGATGTGTGGCAGCCAACCCTGCTGAAAATAAGACTCTTCATGTCGATGTTAGGAACATCTGTGTGGAACTTAACTCAGGCAGCAAGAGTGACCCCAACACTGGACGCT ATATGATCATAATTTCTATCGTGTTGGCCGTGATTGTTGTACTTGTTGCCCTGTTCATCAGATGGTTTGTCCTCAAACACAAGAAGTCAACCATACAAACACAAG TGAATAGATACTCTGACGTGGTGTACTCATATGTCCATATAAACGCAGACAGATGCAGCCAG GGAAGACATTTACCAGACTCATCAGAACCCGATGAACACCCCGGCTTAACATCGGTGTACTACAAGCTGGTGCAGCATCCCCTGTCTCCTCCTGAAACAGATGATCATGTTTATGACCAAACAACAAACTTCCCACATGCATGA